Proteins from one Anaerosoma tenue genomic window:
- the pstB gene encoding phosphate ABC transporter ATP-binding protein PstB, protein MDVATREDASAAVRGTFSLSGVSVAYGRDRVIEGVGMEIPARSVTALIGPSGCGKSTLLRCLNRMNDEIGNVHVDGRITLDGADIMGKAMDPVELRMRVGQVFQRPNPFPMSIYDNIAYGPRTQGIRRKSELDPLVEESLRGAALWDEVKKSLKKHAFELSGGQQQRLCIARALATKPEVILMDEPASALDPISTQQIEDTIAELKDSVTIVIVTHNMQQAARISNQTAFMLRESLEEPAHLVEMGDTKKMFTNPDDSRTESYITGRFG, encoded by the coding sequence GTGGACGTTGCGACACGCGAGGATGCGTCGGCGGCCGTCCGTGGGACGTTCTCGCTCTCGGGCGTCTCGGTGGCGTACGGTCGTGACCGCGTCATCGAGGGGGTCGGCATGGAGATCCCCGCGCGCTCGGTGACCGCGCTCATAGGTCCGTCGGGGTGCGGCAAGTCGACGCTTCTGCGCTGTCTCAACCGCATGAACGACGAGATCGGCAACGTTCACGTGGACGGTCGCATCACCCTCGACGGCGCGGACATCATGGGCAAGGCTATGGACCCGGTCGAGCTACGCATGCGCGTAGGCCAGGTCTTCCAGAGACCCAACCCGTTCCCGATGAGCATCTACGACAACATCGCATATGGTCCCCGCACCCAGGGCATCCGCAGGAAGTCCGAGCTCGATCCGCTCGTGGAAGAGTCGCTCAGGGGCGCTGCGCTGTGGGACGAGGTGAAGAAGAGTCTCAAGAAGCACGCCTTCGAGCTCTCGGGGGGCCAGCAGCAGCGGCTGTGCATCGCACGCGCGCTGGCGACCAAGCCGGAGGTGATCCTCATGGACGAGCCCGCTTCCGCGCTCGACCCTATCTCCACGCAGCAGATCGAAGACACCATCGCCGAGCTGAAGGACTCGGTGACGATCGTCATCGTCACCCACAACATGCAGCAGGCGGCCCGCATATCCAACCAGACGGCGTTCATGCTGCGCGAGAGTCTGGAGGAGCCCGCACACCTCGTGGAGATGGGCGACACGAAGAAGATGTTCACCAATCCGGATGACTCGCGAACGGAGTCGTACATCACAGGGCGGTTCGGGTAG
- the pstC gene encoding phosphate ABC transporter permease subunit PstC, producing the protein MRTPPSDGARRLGRTTTRRAAEAVARAIIHVCGWLAIVILAAIAIFLAWNSVRAFGEAGLGTMLSETAWYPTSDPGKFGMLPLILGSLFVTGVALAVSVPVGVAAAVFISEFSGPGVKDVMKSIIEFMAAVPSVVYGLIGVAVVIPLVKDVFALNSGMTALTGGIVLGVMSLPTVISISEDALHAVPFDLRQGSAALGNTRWQTTFKVTVPAAGSGIFAAVMLGLGRAIGETMAVLMLTGNAAVMPTTVLESVRTMTGTIAAEMGEVVQGGLHYSVLFAVGLVLFAITFTINLAADLVLERQRKRWRR; encoded by the coding sequence ATGAGAACCCCTCCCTCAGACGGTGCGCGGCGTCTCGGCCGCACGACCACGCGTCGTGCGGCCGAGGCTGTCGCCCGCGCCATAATCCATGTGTGTGGCTGGCTCGCGATCGTCATACTCGCCGCGATCGCGATCTTCCTTGCGTGGAACTCGGTCCGCGCGTTCGGGGAGGCCGGGCTCGGGACGATGCTGTCCGAAACCGCCTGGTATCCCACCTCCGATCCGGGCAAGTTCGGCATGCTGCCGCTGATCCTCGGATCGCTGTTCGTGACGGGCGTCGCGCTGGCGGTCTCGGTCCCTGTGGGGGTGGCAGCCGCAGTGTTCATCTCCGAGTTCTCAGGCCCTGGCGTGAAGGACGTCATGAAGTCGATCATCGAGTTCATGGCCGCCGTGCCGTCGGTGGTCTACGGGCTTATCGGCGTGGCTGTGGTGATACCGTTGGTGAAGGACGTCTTCGCTCTCAACAGCGGCATGACGGCCCTCACCGGCGGCATCGTGCTCGGCGTGATGTCGCTGCCGACCGTGATCTCCATCTCCGAGGACGCGTTGCACGCGGTGCCGTTCGACCTGCGTCAGGGCTCGGCGGCGCTCGGCAACACCCGGTGGCAAACGACCTTCAAGGTGACCGTTCCGGCTGCGGGATCGGGAATCTTCGCGGCCGTGATGCTCGGGCTGGGTCGTGCGATCGGCGAGACGATGGCCGTGCTGATGCTCACGGGTAACGCTGCTGTCATGCCGACGACAGTGCTGGAGTCGGTCCGTACGATGACCGGGACGATCGCCGCCGAGATGGGTGAGGTCGTCCAGGGCGGCCTTCACTACTCGGTGTTGTTCGCCGTAGGACTCGTGTTGTTCGCGATCACCTTCACCATCAACCTCGCCGCCGATCTCGTTCTCGAGCGGCAGCGGAAGCGGTGGCGCCGATGA
- the pstA gene encoding phosphate ABC transporter permease PstA, translating into MSGMSRTRRARRSELVARAVTGLAAVSVVAVALFVLAYIVYHGIGAIDWTFLTDVPRDRGREGGILPVIVGTLWVVATTAGLTLPIGILAGIYLSEYAPRNFTTRAIRLAITNMAGVPSIVYGLFGLAAFVLLAGFGRSVIASALTLTCMTLPVVITATEEALRQIPQDLRQASLALGATRLRTIYKVVLPAAAPGIITGSILGLARAAGETAPILFTGAVFQMRKLPDGLSSQFMSLPYHIYAQVTSVPGWSPTLVWGTALVLVAGVSVVSVVAALWRSAQRRRVKW; encoded by the coding sequence ATGAGCGGCATGTCTCGCACGCGCAGGGCACGCCGATCGGAGTTGGTGGCCAGGGCCGTCACGGGTCTGGCCGCCGTGTCGGTGGTGGCGGTCGCGCTGTTCGTCCTCGCATACATCGTGTATCACGGCATCGGCGCGATCGACTGGACGTTCCTGACCGACGTGCCGCGCGACCGCGGCCGGGAGGGCGGGATCCTGCCGGTGATCGTCGGGACCCTGTGGGTGGTCGCGACCACCGCCGGTCTCACCCTCCCGATCGGTATCCTCGCCGGGATCTACCTGTCCGAGTACGCGCCGCGCAACTTCACCACCAGGGCGATACGTCTAGCGATCACGAACATGGCCGGCGTCCCGTCCATCGTCTACGGGCTGTTCGGCCTCGCCGCCTTCGTGCTTCTCGCGGGGTTCGGCCGTTCGGTCATCGCCTCCGCGCTCACCTTGACGTGCATGACGTTGCCGGTCGTGATCACAGCGACCGAGGAAGCGCTGAGACAGATCCCGCAGGACCTTCGGCAGGCCTCGCTCGCGCTCGGCGCCACGCGGCTGCGCACGATCTACAAGGTCGTGTTGCCGGCGGCGGCGCCGGGTATCATCACCGGTTCCATCCTCGGCCTGGCAAGAGCGGCCGGTGAGACCGCGCCGATCCTGTTCACCGGTGCGGTGTTCCAGATGAGGAAGCTGCCGGATGGGCTGTCATCGCAGTTCATGTCGTTGCCCTATCACATATATGCGCAGGTCACGTCGGTGCCGGGGTGGAGTCCCACGCTCGTGTGGGGTACCGCGCTCGTGCTGGTGGCCGGCGTGAGCGTTGTGAGCGTCGTCGCGGCGCTGTGGCGCTCGGCTCAGAGAAGGAGGGTCAAGTGGTGA